A stretch of Nonomuraea africana DNA encodes these proteins:
- a CDS encoding Lrp/AsnC family transcriptional regulator, with protein MTTPPKVRRDSDVRPTQVVLDDLSKRIIEELQEDGRKPYAAIGKAVGLSEAAVRQRVQRLQTDGVMQIVAVTDPLTLGFPRQAMIGINCEGDLDRIADELASIEEIDYVVLTAGSFDVIVEVVCEGDRHLLEILGKIRAIPAVRATESFVYLKLRKQTYSWGTR; from the coding sequence ATGACGACCCCGCCCAAGGTACGCAGGGACTCAGACGTCCGGCCTACCCAGGTCGTGCTCGACGACCTCTCCAAGCGGATCATCGAGGAGCTCCAGGAGGACGGCCGCAAGCCGTACGCGGCGATCGGCAAGGCAGTCGGCCTGTCGGAGGCCGCGGTGCGCCAGCGCGTGCAGCGGCTGCAGACCGACGGGGTCATGCAGATCGTCGCCGTCACCGATCCGCTGACGCTCGGCTTCCCCCGCCAGGCGATGATCGGCATCAACTGCGAGGGAGACCTGGACAGGATCGCGGACGAGCTGGCGTCGATCGAGGAGATCGACTACGTGGTGCTGACGGCAGGTTCCTTCGACGTGATCGTCGAGGTGGTCTGCGAGGGCGACCGCCACCTGCTGGAGATCCTCGGCAAGATCCGCGCCATCCCGGCGGTCCGCGCGACCGAGTCCTTCGTCTACCTGAAACTCCGCAAGCAGACGTACTCCTGGGGAACCCGCTAG
- a CDS encoding alpha/beta hydrolase produces MRVEFEVDGSTLVGDLRIPGGEGPRPALVFTGPFTGVRDQVTGLYAERLTGKGYVTLAFDHRNWGESGGRPRSHEDPQGKLNDLRAAVSLLRGRPEVDPERIGAVGICLGGGYALKFAAFDPRVKAFAGIAGAYNHPYGRHYESVLADLTQVLERQDRGGPVEYLPAVAEEGEAAMPGDEPYAYYGATASPSWKNQVTRASIRELVTMDNMMGADFLSPTPGLIVHGVIDRFCSPEGAEEAYKRMGRPKKLVWLDARRHIDLYDAEPYVTQAVEATAEFMDEHV; encoded by the coding sequence ATGAGAGTCGAGTTCGAGGTCGACGGCAGCACGCTCGTCGGCGACCTGAGGATCCCCGGCGGCGAGGGGCCGCGTCCCGCGCTGGTGTTCACCGGGCCCTTCACCGGGGTCCGCGACCAGGTGACCGGGCTGTACGCCGAGCGGCTGACCGGCAAGGGCTACGTCACGCTGGCCTTCGATCATCGCAACTGGGGCGAGTCGGGCGGCCGGCCCCGCTCGCACGAGGATCCACAGGGCAAGCTGAACGATCTCCGGGCCGCCGTCTCCCTGCTTCGCGGCCGGCCCGAGGTGGATCCCGAGCGGATCGGCGCGGTCGGCATCTGCCTGGGCGGCGGCTACGCGCTCAAGTTCGCCGCATTCGACCCCAGGGTGAAGGCGTTCGCGGGCATCGCGGGGGCCTACAACCACCCGTACGGCAGGCACTACGAGTCCGTCCTCGCCGACCTCACCCAGGTGCTGGAGCGACAGGACCGGGGAGGTCCGGTCGAGTACCTGCCCGCCGTGGCCGAGGAGGGCGAGGCCGCGATGCCCGGCGACGAGCCCTACGCCTACTACGGGGCCACCGCCTCGCCGTCCTGGAAGAACCAGGTGACCAGGGCAAGCATCCGCGAGCTGGTCACCATGGACAACATGATGGGCGCCGACTTCCTGTCGCCCACGCCCGGCCTGATCGTGCACGGGGTGATCGACAGGTTCTGCTCGCCGGAGGGGGCCGAAGAGGCCTACAAGCGGATGGGCCGGCCCAAGAAGCTCGTCTGGCTGGACGCCAGGAGGCACATCGACCTCTACGACGCCGAGCCGTACGTCACGCAGGCCGTGGAGGCGACCGCCGAGTTCATGGACGAGCACGTGTAA
- a CDS encoding serine hydrolase, whose product MAALTVMVASCGLAQEPTPKLARVRLVLPGICTETYTDKAAAARARAALKAEARRFLARQPGRVVYLARDLRTGATVGHGEHQHDMITASGSKVDILTALLGRRHRLSEAENDLATRMIRESDNRAADALWWRVGGGAGMSRLYHRLGLRETTPGAGKYWGGTSTSPADRVKLMDLLVRGGAGLRDDDRARVLALMERVQPDQRWGISAAARPGDRVALKNGWTPRPFVRNTWAVTSYGRIHGPGRDLLLAVQTDQQPSHGTGIRAIEGLARLVGSRIGALDPTRTRRCVKERELLRGPRRS is encoded by the coding sequence TTGGCGGCTCTCACAGTCATGGTCGCGAGCTGCGGCCTGGCCCAGGAGCCCACGCCCAAGCTGGCGCGGGTCCGGCTGGTCCTGCCGGGGATCTGCACGGAGACCTACACCGACAAGGCCGCCGCCGCCAGGGCCCGCGCCGCGCTCAAGGCCGAAGCCCGGCGCTTCCTCGCCAGACAGCCGGGCAGGGTCGTCTACCTGGCCCGTGACCTGCGCACCGGCGCCACCGTGGGACACGGCGAGCACCAGCACGACATGATCACGGCGAGCGGCTCCAAGGTCGACATCCTCACCGCTCTGCTGGGTCGCCGCCACCGCCTGTCCGAAGCGGAGAACGACCTGGCCACGCGCATGATCAGGGAGAGCGACAACCGCGCGGCGGACGCGCTGTGGTGGCGGGTGGGCGGCGGCGCCGGCATGAGCCGCCTCTACCACCGCCTCGGCCTGCGGGAGACGACGCCGGGGGCCGGCAAGTACTGGGGCGGCACCAGCACCAGCCCCGCCGACCGGGTCAAGCTGATGGACCTGCTGGTTCGTGGTGGAGCGGGCCTGCGCGACGACGACAGGGCGCGGGTGCTGGCGCTGATGGAGCGGGTCCAGCCCGACCAGAGGTGGGGGATCAGCGCGGCGGCCAGGCCCGGTGACAGGGTGGCGCTCAAGAACGGCTGGACGCCGCGGCCCTTCGTCAGGAACACCTGGGCGGTGACCAGCTACGGGCGGATCCACGGGCCAGGGCGAGATCTGCTGCTGGCCGTACAGACCGATCAGCAGCCCAGCCACGGCACCGGGATCAGGGCCATCGAGGGCCTGGCCAGGCTGGTCGGTTCGCGGATCGGCGCGCTGGACCCGACGCGGACGCGCCGCTGCGTCAAGGAGCGCGAACTGCTGCGCGGCCCTAGACGGTCCTGA
- a CDS encoding MFS transporter, giving the protein MKSYLNVLATPGAWRFLAPALVARLPYAMLQMGILLLVQWSTGSYGAAGVASAAAAISQAVIGPQTGRLADRYGQARVLLPQVAVHALALGGLLALAAAHAPVALLVLTAALAGASLPQVGAMVRARWSHTLGGSGKLGTAFAVESITDELTFTLAPVLLVTLSTVFSPVVALVVALTLIVTGTVGFAVTRVGAPEPMPVKVRSSKGVLRLRGVALLALGFLAMGSVFGSMQVGITSYTAQLGVPAVAGPIYATFSGASVVGGLLYGAVRWRVSAPARLAWGLALLAAATSALMFAGSIPLLYGAAGLAGLVIAPVIITGYTIIERLTPAEVRTEAFTWLTGGIGLGLATGASIAGQLVDHFGPSVAFVVPPLMTGLAAVLIVTRLRSLRPLPEPAAGQQAVGRR; this is encoded by the coding sequence TTGAAGTCCTACCTGAACGTCCTCGCCACGCCCGGCGCGTGGCGCTTCCTGGCGCCCGCGCTCGTGGCCCGCCTGCCGTACGCGATGCTGCAGATGGGCATCCTGCTGCTGGTGCAGTGGTCCACCGGCTCGTACGGCGCGGCAGGCGTGGCCTCGGCCGCCGCCGCCATCTCACAGGCCGTCATCGGCCCGCAGACCGGCCGCCTGGCCGACAGGTACGGCCAGGCGCGCGTGCTGCTGCCGCAGGTCGCGGTGCACGCGCTCGCCCTCGGCGGGCTGCTGGCGCTGGCCGCCGCGCACGCCCCCGTGGCGCTGCTCGTGCTCACCGCCGCGCTGGCGGGAGCATCGCTGCCGCAGGTCGGCGCGATGGTCAGGGCCCGCTGGTCGCACACGCTCGGCGGCTCGGGCAAGCTCGGCACCGCCTTCGCCGTCGAGTCGATCACCGACGAGCTCACCTTCACTCTGGCGCCCGTGCTGCTGGTGACGCTCTCGACGGTCTTCTCGCCCGTCGTGGCCCTGGTGGTCGCGCTCACGCTCATCGTCACGGGCACCGTCGGCTTCGCGGTCACCCGGGTGGGCGCCCCGGAACCGATGCCGGTCAAGGTGCGCTCCAGCAAGGGGGTGCTGCGCCTGCGCGGGGTCGCGCTGCTCGCGCTGGGCTTCCTCGCGATGGGCTCGGTCTTCGGCAGCATGCAGGTCGGCATCACCTCCTACACCGCCCAGCTCGGCGTCCCCGCCGTCGCCGGGCCCATCTACGCCACCTTCTCGGGCGCCAGCGTGGTGGGCGGGCTGCTCTACGGCGCGGTCCGCTGGCGCGTCTCGGCACCGGCCCGTCTCGCCTGGGGCCTCGCCCTGCTCGCCGCGGCCACCAGCGCGCTGATGTTCGCGGGCTCGATCCCCCTCCTGTACGGCGCGGCCGGACTGGCGGGCCTCGTCATCGCGCCCGTCATCATCACCGGGTACACCATCATCGAGCGGCTGACGCCCGCCGAGGTGCGGACGGAGGCCTTCACCTGGCTGACCGGCGGGATCGGGCTCGGGCTGGCCACCGGCGCCTCGATCGCAGGACAGCTCGTCGACCACTTCGGCCCCTCGGTCGCCTTCGTGGTGCCGCCCCTGATGACCGGGCTGGCCGCCGTGCTGATCGTCACCCGCCTGCGCAGCCTGCGCCCGCTTCCCGAACCCGCCGCCGGTCAGCAGGCCGTGGGCCGTCGCTGA
- a CDS encoding MFS transporter, with product MNLKWGSLAIACLAQLLLAIDLTVLHLALPKLTADLSPTVTQQLWIGDMYGFALAGLLITMGNLGDRIGRKKLLLIGAVAFGVASAVTAYAPSAELLIASRALLGVAGATIMPSTLSIIRNVFTDPAERTMAVGIWSGMGAAGFALGPIVGGLLLNSFWWGSVFLINLPVMALVLVGGVLVLPESRNPHAARIDPASVVLSIVGVVSAVYTLKSWVIDGFAANVAVAALLAVLSLVAFGWRQTRLAVPLVDLRLFRYRAFSGAVGANLFAIFGMIALSLIFAQYMQLVLGWTPLQAGFASLPGGLAGAVGGALAAPLVMRWGRNTVVALGLLMSACSFAVYTQADTTTTFGYLLIGMIVGGLGIGFTFAVTNDTILAAVPKERAGAAAALSETAFELGGSLGIAVLGSILAGAYRDNLVLPAGLPPQVADSLGGALSVADRVPPSVIEAAKLAFVEALQLTALTTTGLLVVLAGVAFQTLRGVPKVIPEDVLAHA from the coding sequence ATGAACCTGAAATGGGGCAGTCTCGCCATCGCCTGCCTGGCCCAGCTGTTGCTGGCCATCGACCTGACCGTCCTCCACCTCGCCCTGCCCAAGCTGACCGCCGACCTCAGCCCGACCGTGACGCAGCAGCTGTGGATCGGCGACATGTACGGCTTCGCGCTGGCCGGCCTGCTGATCACCATGGGCAACCTGGGCGACCGGATCGGCAGGAAGAAGCTGCTGCTGATCGGCGCCGTCGCGTTCGGCGTCGCCTCGGCCGTCACCGCCTACGCGCCCAGCGCCGAACTGCTCATCGCGTCGAGGGCGCTGCTCGGCGTCGCGGGCGCCACGATCATGCCCTCGACGCTGTCCATCATCCGCAACGTCTTCACCGACCCCGCCGAGCGGACCATGGCGGTGGGCATCTGGAGCGGCATGGGCGCGGCGGGTTTCGCGCTCGGCCCGATCGTGGGCGGCCTGCTGCTGAACTCGTTCTGGTGGGGCTCCGTCTTCCTGATCAACCTGCCGGTGATGGCACTGGTGCTGGTCGGCGGGGTCCTGGTGCTGCCGGAGTCGCGCAACCCGCACGCCGCGAGGATCGACCCCGCGAGCGTGGTCCTGTCGATCGTCGGTGTGGTGTCGGCCGTCTACACGCTCAAGAGCTGGGTCATCGACGGCTTCGCGGCCAACGTGGCGGTCGCGGCCCTGCTGGCCGTCCTGTCCCTGGTCGCCTTCGGGTGGCGGCAGACGCGGCTGGCCGTACCGCTGGTCGACCTGCGGCTCTTCCGGTACCGCGCGTTCTCGGGCGCGGTCGGCGCCAACCTGTTCGCCATCTTCGGGATGATCGCGCTCAGTCTGATCTTCGCGCAGTACATGCAGCTCGTGCTGGGCTGGACGCCGCTGCAGGCGGGCTTCGCCTCCCTGCCGGGCGGCCTGGCGGGCGCGGTCGGCGGCGCGCTGGCCGCCCCGCTGGTCATGCGCTGGGGACGCAACACCGTCGTCGCGCTCGGCCTGTTGATGTCGGCCTGCTCCTTCGCCGTCTACACCCAGGCCGACACCACCACGACCTTCGGCTACCTGCTGATCGGCATGATCGTCGGCGGGCTCGGCATCGGCTTCACGTTCGCCGTGACCAACGACACCATCCTGGCCGCCGTGCCCAAGGAGCGCGCGGGGGCCGCGGCCGCGCTCTCCGAGACCGCCTTCGAGCTGGGCGGCTCCCTCGGCATCGCGGTTCTCGGCAGCATCCTGGCCGGGGCCTACCGCGACAACCTCGTGCTGCCCGCGGGGCTGCCGCCGCAGGTCGCCGACAGCCTCGGCGGCGCGCTCAGCGTGGCCGACCGGGTCCCGCCCTCGGTGATCGAGGCGGCCAAGCTGGCCTTCGTCGAGGCGCTCCAGCTGACCGCGCTCACCACCACGGGGCTGCTGGTGGTGCTGGCCGGGGTCGCCTTCCAAACGCTGCGCGGCGTGCCCAAGGTCATCCCCGAGGACGTCCTCGCCCACGCCTGA